The Pseudosulfitobacter pseudonitzschiae genome includes a region encoding these proteins:
- a CDS encoding rcc01693 family protein: MSQTMGWQALMRAGLHGLGLAPDVFWSLTPAELRVMLGDAGADAPLLNDGLAALMAAYPDNAGEGTI; this comes from the coding sequence ATGAGCCAGACAATGGGTTGGCAGGCGTTGATGCGGGCGGGATTGCACGGGCTGGGGTTGGCTCCGGATGTGTTCTGGAGTCTGACGCCAGCCGAGTTGCGGGTGATGCTGGGCGACGCGGGTGCAGATGCGCCGTTGTTGAATGACGGGCTGGCGGCGCTGATGGCGGCCTATCCGGACAATGCAGGTGAGGGAACGATATGA
- a CDS encoding phage tail tape measure protein, with amino-acid sequence MSDYESRIEELDASADAMADSLGQASVMVSAFDGELRRMRTSLAATGQDVQVLERGLSRGLRRAFDGLVFDGMKLSDALQTVAQSMINATYNAALKPVTGHFGGLLAQGVNGLMQGILPFADGASFSQGRVMPFASGGIVSSATPFGMRGGVGLMGEAGPEAIMPLARGADGKLGVRSGGVAAPTIVMNITTPDVQGFQRSQNQIAAKMGRALGRGSRNR; translated from the coding sequence ATGAGTGATTATGAAAGCAGGATCGAGGAACTGGATGCCAGTGCCGATGCGATGGCGGACAGTTTGGGGCAGGCGTCGGTCATGGTGTCGGCGTTTGATGGCGAATTGCGCCGGATGCGCACGTCGCTGGCTGCCACGGGGCAGGATGTGCAGGTGTTGGAACGCGGGTTGAGCCGTGGTTTGCGCCGCGCATTTGACGGGTTGGTTTTTGACGGGATGAAGCTGTCGGATGCGCTGCAAACGGTGGCACAGTCGATGATCAATGCCACATATAACGCAGCGCTCAAGCCGGTCACCGGCCATTTTGGCGGGCTGCTGGCGCAGGGGGTGAACGGGCTGATGCAAGGCATTTTGCCCTTCGCCGACGGGGCGTCGTTCAGTCAGGGGCGGGTGATGCCCTTTGCCAGTGGCGGGATCGTCAGTAGTGCGACACCGTTCGGGATGCGCGGTGGCGTGGGGCTGATGGGCGAAGCCGGTCCCGAGGCGATCATGCCGCTGGCGCGCGGTGCCGATGGCAAGCTGGGGGTGCGCAGTGGCGGGGTCGCGGCGCCGACCATCGTGATGAATATCACCACGCCGGATGTGCAGGGGTTCCAGCGCAGCCAGAACCAGATCGCGGCCAAGATGGGCCGTGCGCTGGGCCGTGGCAGCCGCAACCGTTGA
- a CDS encoding DUF2460 domain-containing protein — protein MNFHEIRFPASLSFGSVGGPERRTEIVTLANGFEERNTPWAHSRRRYDAGLGMRSLDDIEALIAFFETRRGQMFGFRWKDWADFKSSKASGQIAFDDQVIAVGDGVTRFFPLIKTYRSGTHSYDRPIAKPVQGTVRVGVEQDELQEGVDYEVDVTTGILAFAHAPDPQMQIVAGFEFDVPVRFATDQIQTSVASFQAGQVPDVPVIEVRV, from the coding sequence ATGAATTTTCACGAAATACGGTTTCCCGCATCGCTGAGCTTTGGATCGGTTGGCGGCCCCGAGCGGCGCACCGAGATTGTGACGCTGGCCAATGGCTTTGAGGAGCGCAACACGCCCTGGGCCCATTCGCGCAGGCGCTATGATGCGGGGCTGGGGATGCGGTCTCTGGACGACATCGAGGCGCTGATCGCGTTTTTCGAAACGCGGCGCGGGCAGATGTTCGGTTTTCGCTGGAAGGATTGGGCGGATTTCAAATCCTCCAAGGCCAGCGGGCAGATCGCTTTTGACGATCAGGTAATAGCAGTGGGAGACGGGGTGACGCGGTTCTTTCCTTTGATCAAGACATATCGATCGGGCACGCACAGCTATGACCGGCCAATTGCCAAGCCGGTGCAAGGCACGGTGCGGGTGGGGGTCGAGCAGGACGAGCTGCAAGAGGGTGTCGATTACGAGGTCGACGTGACCACCGGTATCCTCGCTTTTGCCCATGCGCCTGATCCGCAGATGCAGATCGTGGCGGGGTTTGAATTTGACGTGCCGGTGCGTTTTGCCACCGATCAGATTCAAACCAGCGTCGCCAGTTTTCAAGCGGGTCAGGTGCCTGATGTGCCGGTGATCGAGGTGCGGGTCTGA
- a CDS encoding DUF2163 domain-containing protein, translated as MGGQSAAFLAHVGTGTTTLCRAWSIIRTDGVSYGFTDHDVALGFDGLQFKADAGLSAVALVQSTGLSVDNTEALGALTDAAVTEADIEAGRFDGAEVRAWLVNWQDVDQRWLQFRGTIGELRRAGGAFQAELRGLTEALNRPLGRTYQKPCTAVLGNGQCQFNTATPGYFADVTLESGSDGLHFVWEDPGAFEPEWFRRGRLDVLSGAAAGLWGAIKHDTLETGARRIELWQKLRVPLLAGDRVRVVAGCDKRTETCRLKFNNLLNFQGFPDTPGEDWVMAVPRADGANTGGSLR; from the coding sequence ATGGGGGGGCAAAGTGCGGCGTTTCTGGCGCATGTGGGCACGGGCACGACGACGTTGTGTCGTGCGTGGTCGATCATCCGTACTGACGGGGTTAGCTATGGGTTCACCGATCACGATGTGGCGCTGGGCTTTGATGGGCTGCAGTTCAAGGCGGATGCCGGTCTGAGTGCGGTGGCGCTGGTTCAGAGCACGGGGCTGTCTGTGGACAACACCGAGGCGTTGGGCGCGCTGACGGATGCGGCTGTGACCGAGGCGGACATAGAAGCGGGGCGTTTCGACGGGGCCGAGGTGCGGGCGTGGCTGGTGAACTGGCAGGACGTGGACCAGCGCTGGTTGCAGTTTCGCGGCACCATTGGCGAGTTGCGGCGTGCGGGTGGCGCGTTTCAGGCGGAACTGCGGGGGTTGACCGAGGCGTTGAACCGTCCGCTGGGCCGGACCTATCAAAAGCCGTGTACGGCGGTTTTGGGTAACGGTCAGTGCCAGTTCAATACTGCAACGCCGGGGTATTTTGCCGATGTCACGCTGGAGTCCGGCAGTGACGGTTTGCATTTTGTCTGGGAAGACCCGGGTGCGTTTGAACCCGAATGGTTCCGGCGCGGACGGCTGGATGTGCTTTCCGGTGCTGCGGCAGGTCTTTGGGGCGCTATCAAACATGACACGTTGGAGACAGGCGCACGACGGATCGAGCTGTGGCAAAAGCTGCGGGTGCCGTTGCTGGCGGGGGACCGTGTGCGCGTGGTGGCTGGCTGTGACAAGCGCACAGAGACCTGTCGTTTGAAGTTTAACAACCTGCTGAACTTTCAAGGTTTCCCGGATACTCCGGGCGAAGATTGGGTAATGGCGGTGCCACGTGCAGACGGCGCCAATACCGGTGGGAGTTTGCGATGA